A part of Paenibacillus sp. sptzw28 genomic DNA contains:
- a CDS encoding thiazole synthase, with amino-acid sequence MTEIEQNDPFIIGGKRLSSRFFLGTGRFPSPAVLQQALEASAAEVVTFAVRRVNLDSVEDDSILQHMAGRELTYLPNTSGANNADEAVRIARLARAAGLGSWIKVEISANPRSLLPDPLETLKATERLVREQFVVLPYTSDDPILCKRLEEAGAAAVMPGGSPIGSGLGILNPYNIGLIVEEASVPIIVDAGIGSALDVVQAMELGADGILVNTPVAKANDPVAMARAMRLAAQAGRLAYQAGRIPKRRYASASSETEGISAPVLVKAAPEGSL; translated from the coding sequence GTGACGGAAATTGAGCAAAATGATCCGTTTATCATCGGCGGCAAGCGGCTGTCTTCACGTTTTTTTCTCGGTACGGGAAGGTTTCCCAGTCCGGCCGTGCTGCAGCAGGCGCTTGAAGCGTCGGCGGCGGAGGTAGTAACATTCGCGGTACGCCGGGTGAACCTTGATTCAGTCGAGGACGATTCGATTCTGCAGCACATGGCGGGCAGGGAACTGACCTACCTGCCGAACACTTCGGGGGCGAACAATGCCGATGAAGCCGTGCGCATCGCAAGATTGGCGCGGGCTGCAGGTCTGGGCAGCTGGATCAAGGTCGAGATCAGCGCGAATCCGCGGTCTCTGCTTCCGGATCCGCTGGAAACGTTGAAAGCGACGGAGAGGCTTGTGCGAGAACAATTTGTCGTACTTCCCTATACATCAGACGATCCTATCCTGTGCAAACGTCTGGAGGAAGCCGGCGCAGCCGCCGTTATGCCTGGCGGTTCGCCGATCGGCTCGGGTCTTGGCATTCTTAATCCCTATAATATAGGACTCATCGTAGAGGAAGCTTCCGTTCCGATTATCGTAGACGCGGGCATAGGCTCCGCTCTCGATGTCGTACAGGCGATGGAGCTCGGCGCGGACGGCATTCTCGTCAATACTCCTGTGGCGAAGGCGAACGACCCGGTAGCGATGGCCAGAGCGATGAGGCTCGCCGCCCAAGCAGGCAGATTGGCCTACCAGGCCGGACGCATTCCGAAGCGCCGATACGCTTCGGCAAGCAGCGAGACCGAGGGGATCTCAGCCCCTGTACTAGTGAAAGCGGCTCCGGAAGGGAGCTTATAA
- the thiO gene encoding glycine oxidase ThiO has protein sequence MPERVIVLGGGIIGLACAFEAASGGALVSVIEPGAFGGQASGAAAGMLAPYTENPEQPDPFFHLCQDSLRRYPAWVKRVESISGMDAELLHTGSLTVAMHEADVLPLQTRIAWQRAQGAEAELVGPEMLSRLEPELSAQAVAALYCPGESHINAPKLVAALEAACRKLGVALLAHAGEIDAPRIGGASGSGISVSTSGHGIVKGDTLIVCTGAWACYYAETFGFPIPIHPIRGQICSFNAPPPARVNHMVFSSQAYWVGKQNGSLVCGASEDVAGYDSSVTGRGIDRLVRWGPRLFPFLQGLEPASKWAGLRPATRDGLPLIGPVPGRPDIILAAGHYRNGILLSPVTASIVADLLNGRTPGTPIARFAPERFAPATSRSAR, from the coding sequence ATGCCGGAGCGGGTCATTGTACTTGGCGGCGGCATCATCGGGCTTGCCTGCGCGTTCGAGGCGGCAAGCGGCGGCGCGCTCGTATCCGTAATAGAGCCGGGAGCATTCGGCGGCCAGGCGTCAGGCGCAGCGGCAGGTATGCTGGCACCTTATACGGAAAACCCCGAGCAGCCTGACCCGTTCTTTCATCTGTGTCAGGACAGCTTGCGCCGGTATCCGGCATGGGTGAAGAGGGTCGAATCGATTTCCGGCATGGATGCCGAGCTGCTGCATACCGGCAGCTTGACAGTGGCGATGCACGAGGCGGATGTGCTGCCGCTGCAGACCCGGATCGCCTGGCAGCGCGCGCAAGGAGCCGAAGCGGAATTGGTCGGTCCGGAGATGCTGAGCCGGCTGGAGCCGGAGCTGTCGGCTCAAGCGGTTGCTGCCTTATACTGCCCGGGCGAGAGCCATATTAACGCGCCGAAGCTGGTTGCTGCGCTTGAGGCGGCATGCCGCAAGCTGGGTGTTGCGCTCCTGGCCCACGCGGGAGAGATCGACGCTCCAAGGATCGGCGGCGCATCCGGAAGCGGCATATCCGTATCGACAAGCGGGCACGGCATCGTGAAGGGAGACACGCTGATCGTTTGTACCGGAGCCTGGGCGTGCTATTATGCGGAAACCTTCGGCTTCCCGATACCCATTCATCCGATAAGGGGCCAAATATGCTCATTTAACGCACCGCCTCCGGCCAGAGTCAATCATATGGTATTTTCCAGCCAAGCGTATTGGGTCGGAAAACAAAACGGATCGCTTGTATGCGGAGCCTCTGAAGACGTTGCAGGCTACGATTCTTCGGTAACGGGCCGAGGAATCGACCGGCTTGTGCGTTGGGGGCCGAGGCTGTTTCCTTTCCTTCAAGGGCTTGAGCCGGCGAGCAAATGGGCCGGACTGCGTCCCGCAACCCGGGACGGCCTGCCGTTGATCGGTCCTGTACCTGGAAGGCCGGACATTATTCTGGCGGCCGGTCATTACCGGAACGGCATTTTGCTCAGTCCTGTAACAGCTTCTATCGTTGCGGATCTGCTGAACGGGCGGACGCCCGGGACGCCGATTGCGCGGTTCGCTCCTGAACGCTTCGCACCTGCGACGTCAAGGAGTGCGCGATGA
- the thiD gene encoding bifunctional hydroxymethylpyrimidine kinase/phosphomethylpyrimidine kinase — protein MSGSFYTSGRHHPRFQSNARETELPQTAAPGTDFPPRVLTVAGSDSGGGAGIQADLKTCQELGVFGMSAITAVTAQNSLGVQSIYPIPPEVVEAQIDSVLGDIGAHAVKTGMLLAPDIVELVARAIRRYGIGHVVIDPVLHAKDGSALLRREALTALKTMLIPLAEVLTPNVPEACELLDVPLTDIVTVDDMVAAARKLLELGPRNVLLKGGHLPYDDGKGVSGEEAIDVFVEQAGSSNEPLLLRARRLPTRHTHGTGCTTASALAAFLAHGSPPHEAALRAKQFVTAAISSSLPLGCGTGSLWHAAYRDTH, from the coding sequence ATGAGCGGGAGCTTTTACACGTCGGGCCGGCATCATCCGCGATTCCAGTCAAATGCCCGCGAAACAGAGCTGCCGCAAACGGCAGCTCCCGGAACGGACTTTCCGCCGCGGGTGCTTACCGTCGCGGGATCCGATTCGGGCGGGGGAGCCGGCATACAGGCCGACTTGAAAACGTGCCAGGAGCTGGGGGTATTCGGCATGAGCGCCATTACGGCGGTTACGGCCCAGAACAGCCTCGGCGTTCAATCAATCTATCCGATCCCGCCAGAGGTGGTGGAAGCGCAGATTGATTCGGTACTTGGCGACATCGGCGCGCATGCCGTAAAAACCGGTATGCTGCTTGCCCCGGATATCGTCGAGCTCGTTGCCCGGGCGATCCGCCGTTACGGCATTGGCCATGTTGTAATCGACCCGGTGCTGCATGCCAAGGACGGCTCGGCTCTGCTGCGCCGCGAGGCGCTTACGGCATTGAAGACGATGCTGATTCCGCTCGCCGAAGTATTAACGCCCAACGTGCCGGAGGCATGCGAGCTTCTTGATGTGCCCCTCACCGATATCGTTACGGTCGACGATATGGTCGCGGCGGCGCGTAAACTGCTCGAGCTTGGTCCGCGAAATGTGCTGCTTAAAGGAGGACATTTGCCATATGATGATGGAAAAGGAGTCAGCGGAGAAGAGGCAATTGATGTGTTCGTGGAGCAGGCCGGCAGCTCGAATGAGCCGCTCCTGCTGCGCGCCCGGAGGCTCCCGACCAGGCATACGCACGGGACCGGCTGCACGACGGCGTCGGCGCTAGCCGCTTTTTTGGCGCACGGCAGTCCGCCTCACGAGGCCGCATTACGAGCGAAGCAGTTCGTAACCGCTGCGATTTCTTCCTCTCTCCCGCTTGGCTGCGGGACCGGGTCTCTCTGGCACGCGGCATATCGGGATACCCATTAG
- a CDS encoding circular bacteriocin, circularin A/uberolysin family, with product MELDLAVTIGLPALIARRVVNLVLAGASFWSIMSLIIAGGGIVGIGIASLIYLVKRKLKEWTADAVVAW from the coding sequence ATGGAATTGGATTTGGCTGTTACAATCGGACTGCCTGCACTTATCGCCCGCCGTGTCGTTAACCTGGTTCTGGCTGGGGCATCCTTCTGGTCGATTATGTCGCTTATCATCGCAGGCGGCGGAATCGTTGGTATCGGCATCGCGAGCTTGATCTATCTCGTGAAGCGCAAGCTGAAAGAGTGGACGGCAGACGCTGTAGTTGCATGGTAA
- a CDS encoding circular bacteriocin, circularin A/uberolysin family has translation MEQLALELVASLGLSVETAYAVIRMVMAGTSIWSIIGIILASGGIIGIGYATLVYLIKRKLKEWSFKAVAAW, from the coding sequence GTGGAACAACTCGCTTTAGAGCTTGTAGCATCGCTTGGTTTAAGCGTTGAAACCGCATACGCCGTAATTCGCATGGTTATGGCCGGTACTTCCATCTGGTCCATTATCGGCATCATACTGGCTAGCGGCGGCATTATCGGTATCGGATACGCCACCCTGGTCTATCTGATTAAGCGCAAGTTGAAAGAGTGGTCCTTCAAAGCGGTTGCAGCTTGGTAA
- a CDS encoding ABC transporter ATP-binding protein, which produces MAIVMEKLRVNNLSYRYKGTDRPAVEQISFTVEEGEVVGLLGHNGAGKTTILKCIAGLLKPGEGEASLGGAPSKEGGGAEPSLGYVPSDIYLYNLLTVEEMIRFTAGLHGLPRTACEKRMNELLHVFQLDDKRSEYVKTLSHGMKQKVAMITGVIHHPGLLVLDEPMTGYDALSTKETKTFLLSYAKERKAGVLLSSHRLDIVEDICRRVVVIHAGTMVYSGGIQDLKKQAHASGTLEEALLRISGEEAGPVNE; this is translated from the coding sequence ATGGCGATTGTGATGGAAAAGCTTCGGGTGAATAATTTGTCCTATCGTTATAAAGGCACTGACCGGCCTGCTGTGGAACAAATCAGCTTTACAGTGGAGGAAGGCGAGGTTGTTGGTCTTCTTGGTCATAACGGCGCCGGCAAAACGACCATTCTCAAATGCATTGCCGGCCTGCTGAAGCCGGGAGAAGGCGAAGCCTCGCTCGGCGGCGCTCCCAGTAAGGAAGGCGGAGGTGCTGAGCCGTCACTCGGCTATGTTCCATCCGACATCTATTTGTACAATTTATTGACTGTTGAGGAGATGATCCGTTTTACGGCAGGTCTGCATGGGCTGCCCCGGACGGCCTGTGAGAAGCGGATGAACGAATTGCTGCACGTTTTCCAGCTGGACGATAAGCGGTCCGAATATGTGAAAACCTTGTCTCACGGCATGAAGCAGAAGGTGGCGATGATAACCGGCGTCATCCATCATCCGGGATTGCTTGTGCTCGATGAGCCGATGACCGGATACGATGCGCTCTCGACGAAGGAGACAAAGACGTTCCTGCTGTCGTATGCGAAGGAGCGCAAGGCCGGCGTTCTGCTATCGTCCCACCGGCTTGACATTGTCGAGGACATCTGCCGCCGTGTTGTGGTCATTCATGCAGGAACGATGGTATACAGCGGGGGAATACAGGATTTGAAGAAACAGGCCCATGCTTCCGGCACATTGGAGGAAGCGCTGCTGCGTATCTCCGGCGAAGAAGCCGGTCCGGTGAACGAATGA
- a CDS encoding stage II sporulation protein M, with amino-acid sequence MKPVMLREALAYGWTVFRSLILAAFILYALGAVAGAIVGAGTPIEQLERSDPGLLSRNPATYIVHNTQSIAYFIGGMVTFGLSSLFALLFNGFLIGYLLIGLMKHIPVIPALLHVIPHGLFEVPAMLLAGAVGLYPLRAIIRYTKAKEKFVFDWKPILGCTAASLLLLWVAGMIEAWFTPIVVMALSS; translated from the coding sequence ATGAAACCGGTCATGCTCAGAGAAGCCCTTGCCTATGGCTGGACAGTGTTTCGTTCCCTTATTCTCGCCGCTTTCATTCTTTATGCTCTCGGAGCGGTCGCAGGCGCGATTGTGGGAGCCGGTACGCCGATTGAACAGCTGGAACGTTCGGACCCGGGGCTGTTGTCGAGAAACCCTGCGACCTACATTGTCCATAATACGCAAAGCATTGCTTATTTCATCGGCGGAATGGTTACGTTCGGACTATCAAGCCTGTTCGCACTGTTGTTCAACGGTTTTTTGATCGGGTACCTGCTTATCGGCCTGATGAAGCATATCCCCGTTATTCCGGCGCTGCTGCACGTGATACCTCACGGATTGTTCGAGGTGCCGGCGATGCTGCTTGCCGGGGCAGTCGGCCTGTATCCTCTGCGGGCCATTATCCGGTATACAAAAGCCAAAGAGAAATTCGTCTTCGACTGGAAACCGATACTTGGATGCACTGCGGCGTCCTTACTGCTGCTATGGGTCGCAGGCATGATCGAAGCATGGTTTACACCGATTGTCGTGATGGCATTAAGCTCATAA
- a CDS encoding efflux RND transporter periplasmic adaptor subunit — MKKTYIWAAILTVAAVVTVNIWVTADQPSSSSTPAVVATVTVHKERMSDSILASGIVLPTAEEKIYRDGELGEYDLLVHEGQRVKQGTPLLRYHGEELERQLRDVVLSRKRLDLQLADNRGKVTELQQQFKNRIRTLSGDTDGSDTDAAVNQTAEELRALQQQIKVSEFEIKGLDEQRKTLEERRLSMLVKSRISGVVHRTITEDGLSGSESTAPILHIVSEPEYHIAGTITEFDAVLVQPGQTVTVKPKVQPDVKLKGVIRKIDYIPVESSTGADTAAQKDAVTSYPVVIDLVEPSDALKYGYHVFIEISLQLKGERLVVPYQAVRNENGQESVLLVEGGIVRTRHVVTGESNDSFVEIVEGLREGEQIVANPNTELKDGTAVQAEGAPS, encoded by the coding sequence GTGAAGAAGACATATATCTGGGCAGCCATTCTGACTGTAGCTGCGGTTGTGACTGTGAATATATGGGTGACCGCTGATCAGCCCTCCTCTTCATCAACACCGGCAGTCGTTGCAACCGTTACCGTTCACAAGGAGCGGATGAGCGACTCGATCCTTGCTTCCGGCATCGTTCTGCCGACTGCTGAGGAGAAAATTTATCGCGACGGAGAACTGGGTGAATATGATCTACTGGTCCATGAGGGACAGCGAGTGAAGCAGGGAACGCCGCTGCTTCGCTACCACGGGGAAGAACTGGAACGACAGCTTCGCGATGTGGTTCTTTCAAGAAAGAGGCTGGACCTTCAGCTCGCAGATAATCGGGGGAAAGTGACAGAGCTTCAGCAGCAGTTCAAAAACCGGATCAGGACCTTAAGCGGCGATACGGACGGCAGCGACACCGATGCCGCGGTCAATCAAACCGCTGAGGAGCTGCGCGCCTTGCAGCAGCAAATCAAAGTATCGGAATTTGAGATAAAGGGGCTCGATGAGCAGCGAAAGACGCTTGAAGAGAGGCGCTTGAGTATGCTGGTCAAAAGCCGTATTTCCGGCGTTGTCCACCGGACGATCACCGAGGACGGGCTAAGCGGCAGCGAGTCAACGGCCCCGATACTTCATATTGTTTCCGAGCCGGAGTACCACATAGCAGGTACGATTACGGAATTCGACGCCGTACTCGTTCAGCCGGGACAAACGGTCACCGTTAAGCCGAAGGTTCAACCGGACGTGAAATTGAAAGGCGTAATCCGGAAGATCGACTATATTCCCGTAGAAAGCTCCACCGGCGCTGACACTGCCGCACAGAAGGATGCGGTCACGTCTTACCCCGTTGTTATCGATCTTGTTGAGCCCAGCGATGCGCTGAAATACGGGTACCATGTATTTATTGAAATCAGCCTGCAGCTGAAAGGCGAGCGGCTGGTCGTCCCCTATCAGGCGGTGCGGAATGAAAACGGCCAGGAAAGCGTCCTGCTTGTAGAGGGGGGTATCGTGCGCACCCGGCATGTAGTGACAGGCGAATCCAACGACAGCTTCGTCGAAATCGTCGAGGGTCTGAGGGAAGGGGAACAAATCGTTGCGAACCCCAATACGGAGCTGAAGGACGGTACAGCCGTACAAGCTGAAGGAGCGCCATCGTAA